TCGACGACAAGCTGAAGCTGAACATCGGGATACTGAACCAGACCAATAATTACACCAGGAACAATAACGGCGGCAATAGCTTCAATGGCTGGATCTACAGGCAAACGATCATCCGTAATCCCACGGAACCGGTGTACAACGAGGACGGCGATTTCTATGAGCAAACAGGGAATTTCGACTATGAGAACCCGCTCGGCCTTTTGTACGAAAGCGACGGGGAATCGAAGAACGTCAACTCACGCATGAACGCCACGCTTACATACCGGCCGATCAGCAACCTGAAACTGTCTGCCCTCTTCTCCTATTCCCGGTTCAACGGAAATAACGGCTATTCGGAAACAAAAAAACATATCTCCACCATCAAAAGCGGCGTAAATGGCTTCGCCTCCGTAAGCTCCAACTTATCGATCGACCGGCTGACGGAATGGACGGCAGAATACTCGAAATCCATAAAGCACCACAATATTGTAATACTGGGTGGTTATGGTTACCAGGAGAACGTTTCCACCAATACTTATACGGATAACCAGGACTTCCCGACCGATCTTTTCGGCTATAACAACATCGGATTGGGAGAAGGGATCAGGAATAGCCTGGCCACTATCAGCAGCGGGAAATCCGAAACAAACCTCATCAGCTTTTTCGGCAGGGTAAATTACAGCTACCAGGACAGGTATCTGCTCATGGCTAGTTTACGGCGGGAAGGGGCCAGTCAGCTCTACGGCGCCAATGACCCCTGGGGTAATTTCTGGGCGGTTTCAGGTGGCTGGAGAATATCGAACGAACCATTCATGCAGGATCAGCATCTGTTTGATGACCTGAAACTGCGCGCAGGATATGGCATTACCGGGAATCCGCCGTTAGCCGGCTTCCTCAGCCAGCCGCTGATAAACTACGGGGATTATGTGTACACCAATGGTCAGTGGACGAGGATACTGGTCCCGGCCACCAACGCCAATCCCTTTATCAGGTGGGAAGAAAAGGCGGAAGCCAATATCGGGCTTGACTTCAGCATGCTGAAAGGCAGAATAAGCGGTAATATAGATGTGTACAACCGCCAGATCAGGGGCCTGCTCTATGAATACCAGGTGCCAAGCCCGCCTAACCTGTACCCCAGAACAACGGCCAATGTCGCCAAAATGGAGAACAGGGGCATAGAGGTCATATTAAACTTCGTACCGGTATCCTCCGGCGATTTTGTATGGAATACCAGCGTTAACTTCTCCACCAATACCAACAAGATCATCAGCCTGTCAAACGAACTGTACCAGGCCACTACGCCGTATTTCACCACAGGATTTGCCGGCATACCGATCCAGACATTTACCAGCATTGCATTTGTCGGGAAGGGGATCGGCGATTTCTACGGGTATAAAGTGATCGACGTGGACGAGAACGGCAAATGGATCTATGAAGGCCGGGACGGGGAACCCGTTAATTATGACGATTTCGCCCATAGTTTTGAAGATAAAAAGGTGATCGGCAACGGCCTTCCCAAATATTATGCGGGATGGAACAACAGCTTTTCCTACAAGCAGTTTGACCTGAGCGTTACCATGAGAGGCGCATTCGGCTACCAGATACTCAATTCCCAGAGAATGTACATGGAAAATCCTGCCATACAGAACTACAACATCCTGAGATCGGCTTACGACCCGGTTTTCGGGAAAACACAGCTGAACGTAAATGCTCTGGAGTTTAACAGCTACTACCTGGAGAACGGGAATTTCTGGAAGGTGGATAACATTACAATAGGGTACAATTTCAAGAACATCAAAAGCAAAAGCATCAAGGGCGCCCGCATCTACGCGTCATCTTTGAACACGTTCACTATCACCAAATACAAAGGGCTGGACCCGGAAGTGAACAGAATGGGCTTAAGTCCGGGTATAGATGATCGCGACAAGTACCCTACTACCCGCTCATTTACTTTAGGTGTGAATCTGAATTTCTAATCCGTAAAAAACAGACGATGAACAAGCTCAAAAAAATCCATCTATATATAGCCGTAGTCACCTCCGTTATTACGGTATCTGCCTGTACAAAGCTGAAAGACCAGCCATATTCCGCTATCATATCCACCGAATTCAATCCCACCCAGGAGGATATCGCGGCATTGGTAGGTGCGGGATATTCGCAATGGCGTTTTGTGCTGCTGGACTGGAATGGCCTGTGGCGCGCCCAGGAAGTTACGGGCGATCAGCTGGTGATCCCCAAGCGCCCCTGGGGATGGTTTGATGATGGTGTTTACCAGCGGTTGCACAAACATACCTGGACTACCGATGATGATGTGGTGAATCAAACCTGGGGCAGAACATACGCAGGCATCACGAACTGCAACAGGATACTCTACCAGATAGAATCCGGCCTGATCCCGATCACCGACGGCAAGGAAGCCACTATCGCGGAGCTGAAAGTGCTCCGGGCTTCCTATTATGCCATATTGTGCGACTTCTACGGGAATGTTCCCATCGTTACGCAGTTTGATCTGCCGGCCGGTTTTCTGCCTGAACAAAATACCCGCCTGGAAGTCTATAATTTCATCGTCAGTGAACTGGTTGAAAACATCCCTTTACTGAACACTGAAAACAACGCGGCCACCTACGGGAAATTCAATAAATGGGCCGGGTTCACGCTGCTGGCCAAAATGTACCTGAACGCCGGCGTTTATACCGGAACACCGGAATGGGCCAAATGTATCGCCGCCTGCGACAGTGTGATCAATTCAGGTGCGGGATATATACTGGAGCCCGCTCAGAAAAATGTATTTGTAACAGAAAATCAAAATTCAAAGGAGATCATTCTGGCTATACCCATGGATGAAGATTATACCAATAACTGGAATGCCTTCGACCTGCATATGCAAACACTGCAGCAGGAGAACCAGGCAACGTACAATCTCAGGAACACGCCTTGGGGAGGCATCTGCGCCATTCCGCAATTCATCAATACATTTGATCAAAGCGATGCACGGTACGAGAACAACTGGATAAAAGGCCAGCAATACACTTCCGCCGGCCAGATGTTATACGTGGCGCAGGGAGACTTCACCGGTGCTCCGCTGGCCTTTGTCAATGAATTGCCGGGGCTTGAAAAGGGAGAATCCGTTCACGGCTTTCGCCTGAACAAATTTGAAATAAAACCGGGTTCCACGAACCGGCTGAGCAATGACTATCCCCTCTTCCGTTATGCGGAGGTGCTGATGATGAAAGCAGAAGCCCTCCTTCGCAACGGCCAACCCGATGCCGCCGCTACCATCGTTACCGAGGTGAGGCAGCGGAACTTTACCTCCGACCCCGCAAAAGCCGTTGTTACCGGCGCGCAGCTGATGATGGGCAGCTCATATGCCTATGGCTTGAAGGACGAGGTAAATAACCAGTTCACCAATGAAGGCGGCGCCGATATTCAATACGGAAGGTTTCTGGATGAGCTGGGATGGGAATTTGACCAGGAAGGGCACCGGCGGACGGATATGATCCGGTTCGGAGCGTTCACTAAAAAATCATGGCTGTCGCATGCAGCCACCAACAATATTAACAGGACCTTGTTCCCGATACCCAGAACAGAAATAGAGAAGAACAGCAACCTGGAACAGAACCAGGGTTATTAAACAAAAACAGATGTTGAACAAAAGCACACTTCCCGTTTTATTACTTTTTTTCTGCTGCCTTACCGCACAGGCACAATCCGCAAAAGACTTCCATACCTGGGCGGCAACACCGCCCATGGGCTGGAACAGCTGGGACTGCTTCGGGCCCACCGTCACGGAAGCAGAAGTGAAAGCCAATGCGGATTACATGGCCGAACATCTGAAAGCCTACGGCTGGAACTATATTGTAGTGGATATCCGCTGGTATGTGCAGAACGATAAAGCGCACGGTTATAATGAAAAGGACCCGGCCTACGTGATCGACGAATACGGCAGGTTCCTGCCTGCCGAAAACCGCTTCCCTTCCGCCGCAGGCGGCAAGGGCTTCAAGCTGCTGGCGGATTACATCCACAGCAAAGGCCTGAAATTCGGCATCCACATCATGCGGGGCATTCCCGTGGAAGCGGTCCGCCGCAACCTGCCGGTGAAAGGCACGGGCGTAACGGCCGGGGACATCTATTCGGAAAAGGACCAATGCCGCTGGCTGAAGGATATGTACACCATCGTTCCCGGCAAAACGGGCGCTCAGGAGTACTACAATTCCCTGTTTGAGCTATACGCCTCCTGGGGCCTCGATTTTGTGAAAGTGGACGATCTGTCCTCCCCCATCTATTTTGAGCAGGAAGTGGAAATGATCCGCAAAGCCATAGACCGTACCGGGCGCAAGATCGTGCTGAGCACCTCGCCCGGTGAAACGCCCATCGCCCATGCAGCGCATGTGCAGCAACACGCCAACATGTGGCGCACGGTAGGCGATTTCTGGGACAACTGGAAGCAGTTGAAGGAACATTTTGCCGTATTCGAGCGCTGGAACAAATGGCGCGCGCCCGGCGCCTATCCAGATGGGGACATGCTCCCGCTCGGCCACATCGGCATCAGGGCGGAAAGAGGGGATCCCCGCATGGCGGCATTCACAAAAGATGAGCATTATACGCTCATGACCCTCTGGTGCATTTTCAAATCACCCCTGATGTTCGGCGGCCACCTGCCGGACAACGATCCGTTCACCCTGTCGTTGCTTACGAACAGGAATGTGCTGAAAGTATTGCATGAAAGCACGAACAATAAACCGCTATTCCGGGATGAGGAGAAAGCAGCGTGGGTAGCAGAAGAACGCGGCACCGGCGCCCGGTACCTGGCGGTTTTTAATCTCGCGGAGCAGCAGGCCCCGGTCCCGGTAGATCTTGAAGCGTTGGGATTTGCATCATCCTGTGAGGTCACGGACCTCTGGTCAGGGAAAGCACTGGGTAAATTTTCAGGAGCGTTTTCTCCGGCCATCAACCCGCACGGAGCTGGTTTGTACAGGATAACGGGCCTTTAGGGCCGGATGTATAAAAAGCCGGTTCAGGCTTTTACCACCCATTCCAGGAAGTTGGGCATCACGCCTGCCCATGTGGCCAGGTCGTGCTTCCCTCCTTCCACCAGGGTGTATTGAATATGTTTGCCCTTTTCATACCCTTTTTCCTCCAGTAATGTCAACAGCTCCTCCGTATCCAGCACAGCATCATTCCGGTCTGATCTTTCATCTTCCGTACCTGCTTCGAAAAAGAACCGGAGATCAGGGTTGAAACGCCCTTCCTTTACCTGGCGGTGCATGATGCGGTGATGATTGTCGTCATTCGAAGAACGCCACCAGAGGGAACCGGAGAACACCCCGGCTTTCCGGAAATGCTGGGGATTGTTCCACACAATATCCAGCGCGGATAAGCCGCCCATCGAAAAACCCGCGAAGGTCTTGTCCGGGAACGACTGGTGGTAGCGCTGCTGCAAAAAAGGCAGCAATTCCCTTACGACAAAACGCGTGTACAGCCCAGCTTTACAGCCTCTGCCCTGGTAATCCACATGCTTTGCCGTACCATACTCCTGCAGCCGCTGCGGCCCGGCATGAATAGCCACCACCCAGAGCGAAGGATGCGTGGTATCCTGCAAATGCTCCAGCATCGCCGGAAACCCGATCTGTTCCAGTTCCTGCCCGTCATTGATCAGCAATAAATGCGGGGTCTCCCGTGTATTCGCCGGCAGATAGACATCGAAGCCTACTTCCCTTTGCAGGAAGAGGGAGTATTGACCAAAGGATTCTTTTCTGGGAAGCATAAGCGGACGGGTTATATTGCTAAGTTAAAAAAAATGCGGATATTCACAACAAACACGCCGCAGGAATAACGTTATCTTTAAAAAACCCGATCCTTTGACAGAAAACTACTATACATGGCATTCTCCTCATACCGGCCGGAATTTTGACATGCTGGTCTTCGGCGACCGCGGCTACCCCCTCATCCTTTTCCCCACCTCCATGGGCAGATATTACGAAAGCAAAGACCGCGGGCTGATCGATGCCATCCGCTGGTTTGTGGAACAGGGCCATGTAAAAGTGTACTGTCCCGATGGCATGGACATCGACAGCTGGTACAACCGCCAGGCGCCCCCGGCAGAACGCGCATTGAACCATTTGTTATACGACGCCGTTATCTTTCATGAGGTACTGCCCCGTGCAGCGGAAGAAACAGGTTTTGAAAGAGTGGCCGTAGCCGGATGCAGTTTCGGCGGCTATCACGCGGCCAACTTCGCTTTCCGGCATCCGGAAAAAGTATCGTACCTCTTTTCCCTGAGCGGGCTGTTCGACATCCGGTCCAGAACAGACGGGCATTACGATGACAACGTCTATTTCAACAATCCTATGGATTTCATGCCGGACAATCCGCATCCGGACCTCTGGAGAATGGGCATTGTACTGGGTGTGGCGGAACGGGATGTCTGCCTCGGGCAGAATGAACAGTTCTCCGGCATCCTCCGGAACAAGCAGATCAGCCACTGGCTTGACATAAGACCGGATACGGTACACGACTGGCCCGTCTGGAAACAGATGTTGCCGCACTACTTGTCGCTGATAAAATGAATTTCATCACCGTAATCAATATTTGACGGATGAAGAAGATCGGTATTTTATTCGGACAGGAAAACTCCTTTCCCCAGGCCTTTACGGAGCGCGTCAACCGCACCTGCGGCCCGGGGCTGACCGCTGAATTTGTAATGATCGACAAAGCCCTGCAGGGAGAACCGGAAGACTACGCCGTGATCATCGACCGTATCTCGCAGGATGTGCCATTCTACCGTGCCTGGCTGAAGAACGCCGCCCTGGAAGGCACCGCGGTGATCAACAACCCTTTCTGGTGGAGCGCGGACGAGAAATATTTCAATAATGCGCTGGCTCAGCATCTTGACATACCGGTGCCCCGGACGGCATTACTGCCCTCCTTCGAACAGCCGCCCGATACCGATGCCCGTTCTTTCCGTAATCTGCGTTATCCGCTGGACTGGGAAGCCATCTTCTCCAGGATCGGGTTCCCGGCCTATATGAAACCCTTTGCCGGTGGCGGATGGAAAAACGTTTACCGGGTACAGGACCGGGAAGAATTCTTCAGGATACACGCAGAAACGCAATTGGAGGTGATGATGCTGCAGGAAGAGATCGTTTTTGAGGAATACTACCGCTGCTACTGCATCGGCGGCAAACACGTCCGCATTATGCCCTACGAGCCGCGTAACCCGCAGGCAGACCGCTACAAGGCCGGTTTCCAGCCCACCAGGGAGCTGATCTCCGCCATGGAACATTCCGTACTGGAGCTCAACCGGGCATTGGGGTACGACTTCAATACCGTGGAGCTGGCCGTCCGCAACGGCGTTCCCTATGCTATCGACTTCTGCAATCCGGCCCCGGATGCGGATGCCGCCTCCGTAGGCGCCGATAATTTCGAATGGGTGACAGACACCCTGGCCGCCTATGCCATCGAACGCGCCAAAACACAGCAGTTCGGGAAAGACAACCTGACCTGGGGCACCTTCATCCGGAAAGCAGCACACCAACATTGACATAAATTTTCCGATCTTCACAAATATGAATTTCTCAGCCTTTACGCTCGGTATCGAAGAAGAATATATGGTGATGGACCCGCAAACGCGGGAACTGCGCTCCCATGAGCAGAAAATCGTAGAGCAGGCGCAGAAAGTGATCAAAGACAAGGTGAAAGCCGAAATGCACCAGGCCGTTGTGGAAGTGGGCACACAGATCTGCAGCAATATACACGAAGCCTATGACGATGTGATGTTGCTGCGCAAGACCATTTTCCAGATAGCCGGTGAACTGGGCTTCAGCGTCGGGGCCGCCGGCACCCATCCTTTCTCCAAATGGGAGAAACAGCTTATTACCGACCATCCCCGGTACTTTGAACTGGTCAACGAAATGCAGGACGCCGCCCGGTCCAATCTCATTTTTGGCCTGCATGTGCATGTAGGCATGGAGAACCGGGAAATGGCGCTGCACATCGCCAACAGCGTCCGTTATTTCCTTCCCCACATCTTCGCCTTGAGCACCAATTCCCCCTTCTGGGAAGGGCGCAACACGGGCTTCAAGTCCTTCCGCACCAAAGTCTTCGATAAATTTCCCCGCACCGGCATCCCGGACTATTTTGCCAGCATCGAGGAATATGACAACTACATCAAACTATTGGTAAAGACCAATTGTATAGACAATGCCAAGAAGGTCTGGTGGGACCTCCGGGTACATCCCTTTTTCAATACCGTGGAATTCCGCATCTGCGATGTACCGCTGACCGTGCAGGAAACCATCACCCTTGCCGCGCTTTTCCAGGCGGTATGCGTGAAGATCTACAAGCTGCGCATGCAGAATCTCAACTTCATTATCTATAACCGCGCGCTGGTCAATGAAAATAAATGGCGCGCTTCGCGGTACGGCATAGACGGGAACCTGATCGATTTCGGGAAGGAAATGGAAGTGAATACCCGCGCCCTTATCTATGAACTGCTGGATTTTGTGGACGATGTGCTGGACGACCTCGGTTCCCGCGCCGCTGCGGTGGGCGGAACAGACAGGATACTGGCCGGAGGCACCGGAGCGGACCTGCAGCTGCAGGTGTTCTCCGAAAAAGAAGACCTCGTGGCCGTGGTCGATTACATACAATCGAGATTCCTGGAACAATGACCGTCCTGCATCATTCCCGATTTCTGGCTAAATTTGCAGGAGATGAAGCCGGTATGTTAAACATCCGGGGCTCCATCCAGCCCGCAAAAATTAAAAATAACGGATGAAAGTAGCTGTGCTAGACATGTACGAAGGCGTACCGAATGAGGGTATGCGCTGTATCCGCGAACTGCTGATGGACTTTGCGGAACAACAGCAGATACCGCTGCAACTGAATGAATTTGATGTACGCCTCCAGCAGCAGGTGCCGGACCTGGGGTATGATGTATATATCTCCACCGGCGGGCCGGGCAGTCCCCTTGAAAGCGCCGGCAATGCCTGGGAAGAAGCCTATTTCGGCTGGCTGAACGATCTGCTGGCCTGGAACCATGTACCGGGCAACCGCAAAAAATACGTCTTCCTCATCTGCCATTCCTTCCAGATCGTCTGCCGCTATTTCGCCGTAGCCAGGGTCTGCAAACGCAGATCTCCCGCATTCGGCGTGTTCCCCGTGCATAAAACGGCCGCCGGAGAAGAGGAACCGCTGTTCAACGGCCTTCCTGACCCTTTTCATATTGTGGACAGCCGCAACTGGCAGGTGCTGCAGCCGGATGAGGAGAAACTGGCCGCCATGGGCGCCAGTGTGCTCGCTATCGAAAAGGAAAGGCCCCATGTGCCACTCGAAAGGGCCACCATGGCCATCCGTTTCAATCCATATATGACCGGCACCCAGTTTCACCCGGAAGCCGATGCCGGGGGGATGCGCAAATACCTGATGGTACCCGCCAAAAAACAACGGGTGATACAGGAACACGGCGAAGAAAAATACCGGAACATGCTGGAACTGCTCACGGAACCGGACAAAATACTGCTGACCCATAATACCCTGTTGCCCAATTTCCTGCAGGACGCCCTGCAGCAGCAATTGCAACAGTACACTTAAACCCGGAACATCATGATCCCTGCAGTCCGCCAACAATATAACCAAACCTTCACCGTTGCAAAATACGGGGCGCTGCAAGCGGCGCTGACGGCGGAAACCGGCATAACGCCCCCATTCCGGGTAGCGGAAACGCCGGTATTCCTCCCTGCCTCGCTATGGCAACAGCTGACGGACGCCGGCGAAGCCATCATCGGGCTGCTGCTGCAACCGGATTTCCTGGAGCTGACGGCCTCCGCGATACCCAAGGGCCGGAGCGTACCGGGAGAAAGCGCCCATTCTTCCTTTGTGATCATCGACTTTGCCATTACCCGCACCGAACATGGCACCCTGGCGCCGCAGTTGATAGAACTGCAGGGCTTTCCCAGCCTGTTCGCATTCCAGGAGCTGCTGGCCCGGCAGTACCGCGCAGCGTTCGACATCCCGGCGGACCTCCGGCACTTCCCCACCGGGCTGGACACCGGAACATATACCGCATTGCTCCAACGCACCATCCTGAACGGACATCCACCGGAATCGGTGATCCTCCTGGAAGTGCTGCCGCAACAGCAGAAAACGCTGATAGACTTTACCGCAACGGAAAAAATGCTCGGCATCCGCACCGTTTGCGTAACGGAACTTATATCCGAAGGCAAGAAACTGTATTATGAGAAGGACGGCCGGAAGATCCGCATCCGCCGCATCTATAACCGCATGATCTTTGAAGAGCTGGAAAAACACAGCGAAGTGGCAGACCTCGCTGACATCTTCCGGCATGAGCTGGATGTGGAATGGGCCCCGCACCCCAACTGGTACTACCGCATCAGCAAATACCTGCTGCCATTGATACACGGCCCGTTCGCGCCACGGGCCTGGTTCCTCCACGAGATCCCCGTGCTGCCGCAGGACCTGGAGAACTATGTGCTCAAACCCCTCTACTCCTTTGCGGGGCAGGGAGTGATCATCGATCCCGCGCAATCGGATATCGATGCCATCGAAGACCCGGAGAACTGGATATTGCAGCAGAAGGTACAATACGCACCCGTGATAGAAACGCCCACCGGTCCCGCCAAATGCGAAGTGCGCCTGATGTACTGCTGGCCCGATGATGCGCCGCTGCCCGTACTCGCGTTTAACCTCGCCCGCATCAGCAAGGGAAAGATGATCGGCGTGGGGTATAATGCGGACCAGGAATGGGTGGGCGGCAGCTGCTGCTTTTATGAAGGATAATACCTAAATCACAGATATGCAACGTCTCAACATCAGTTCAGGCGCCCCCTGGGAAGCCAAAGTAGGATACTCCCGCGCGGTACGGATCGGCAATGTGGTGGAAGTTTCCGGCACTGTTTCCGTGGATGGCGACAAGATCATCGGCATCAATAACGCCTATGAACAAACGAAACATGCGCTTGCGAAGATCGAAGCGGCGCTGGTAAAAGCCGGTGCTTCACTGCATGATGTAGTGCGTACGCGGATGTTCGTCACAGACATTTCAAAATGGGAAGAGATCGGCCGTGCACATGGCGAGTTTTTTCAGGCCATCCGCCCGGCGACCACCATGGTAGAGGTCAGGAGCCTGATAGAGCCTGGTCTGCTGGTGGAAATAGAAGCCACGGCCATCGTAGGGGGCGCAGCGAAATAGCCGCAAGTCTTCTCGTGAAAATGCCGGTATATAAAAAAATGGGCCGCCCATATGTGGACAGCCCAGGTATCTTTCTGCGCTTCAGCGTTTATCCGGGGAACTGTTCTCTCCAGTTCGTCATGCCGCCCACAAGGTTCTTCGTGTTGGTGAAACCCATCGTATCCAGCAACATACAGGCCTGACCGCTGCGGTTGCCGCTTTTGCAATACACGATCAGTTCCTTATCCCGGAATGCTTCCAGTTCATCCACCTGCATGGCCCGGATGTCACCGAGTGGCAGATGGATGCCGCCGATATTAAATTCTTCCCTTTCATGCGGTTCGCGAACATCTACGATATGCAGTTCTTCGCCGCTATCCAGGCGTTTTTTCAGTTCTTCCGCGGTGATATTTTCCATGGTAGTTTGATTTTTTTGATACTATAAAGTTATGAAGCCGGCGCGACTTAAAATAACGGATAAAAGATCATTCTCCGGGAGCAGGTGCCGGTTGCGGCAACCCCGTGCTGTCCCTTACCGGCCTTTCAGCCGACAACCAGAGGTCAATACCCTCCCCGGCGCGGATCAGGTTCAGTTCACCCAGCGTATTCCTGCGAGCGGGCATCTGCTTGAACACAAAAGCGCCCAGGGTGTCCGTCACTCCGCCATCGAACAATACAATGCCGATATTGAGATTGCTGGCAGCCAGCACTTCCCGGGCCTCCATATAGGTCAACCCTACGATCTCCGGCACCGGGTTCTCCATACTGCCTGTTCCGCTGCTCAGCACCAGTGTAATATTACTGCCTTCGGGAATCTCCTTGCCGGCCTTGATAGGCTTGCCATTGAGCAGCTGCTGCAAAACGGTATTGGTCGCAAAATCCGGTTTGTAAATAGTATCCCCCACATTCAGGCGTCGGGCTTTCAGCGTCATTTCCGCACTGCGGAAGGTCAGCCCCTCCAGGTCAGGCATCGGCACCATCGGTGGCACCACTTTATTCACGGTAAGGTAGACGGTCCGGTTCACTTTCACCACATCTCCCCGCTCCGGCGTTTGCTCATATACCAGCAGCGCCTGCATGGTATCGATATACACGGAATCCCGCACTTCCACACCAAACCCAAGGCCTTCCAGTGTTGCAGTAGCCGCTTCGATGGATTTGCCCCTGATGTCAGGCACCGTTACCACTTCTCCGTGGCGGGTGAGAAAACCCAGCGAAAAAAAGAAAAGAAAACCCAGCACCACCGCTAACCCCAGGATTACCAGCACGTTAAACCCAAAAGAACGCCTGGTGACTTTGTCGAATAATTTCATCCGTATAATTTTTGTCTTTCCATCTCCGCGATGGAGCCTTTTGTATAAGGAATAATCAGGTCAGGCATTCTTCAATAAGCATGCCGTAAAACGCCTGCAACGTCATACCCGCTGCCCTCACCTGCTGCGGAACGATGCTGTTCTCGCTCTGGCCGGGCATGGTGTTCACCTCCAGGAAGTACACCTCGCCGGTGCCCTCTTCCAGGATGAAGTCTGCCCGCACAATGCCCCGGCAGTTCAGCCGGTGATAAAGCTCCTTCGCTGCCGTGCGGATCAGCTCCGCCGCTGTTTCCGGTATTTCGGCCGGCGTGATCTCCTGGCTGATGCCCGGCGTGTATTTCGCCTCGAAATCAAAGAAATCTTTCGTGCTGCGGATCTCCGTCAGCGGCAATACATGCATCTCTCCCTGTGCAAAGAAAAGTCCGCAGGTCACTTCCGTACCTTTGATGAACTCTTCGATGAGCACCTGGCTGTCTTCCGCGAAGGCCTTTTGGATCGCGGGCTCCAGTTCCTCCGCCTTCGCTACCTTGCTCATGCCTATGCTGCTGCCCCCTTCGGCGGGCTTTACGAATACCGGCAGGCGGAGCTTTTGCAGGATCTCCGCGGTGTCGTACGGTTTATTGCGGAATATGTGTATGGAGCGGGATACCTTCACCACATCCAGCGCAGCCACTACCTTGTTGCAATAGCTTTTGTTGAACGTCAGCGCGGATGCCACCAGGCCGCAGCTGGTATAGGGGATGTCCAGCATCTCGAAATAGCCCTGCAGGCGCCCGTCTTCTCCCGGCGTGCCGTGTATGCCGATGAAAACCGCGTCAAAAGTGATGTGTTTGCCGGCGATCGTCAGGCTGAAGTCATTCTTGTCCACCTCATATACACCGCCATCCGCGGCCGTATAACGCCAGCCTTCCTTGGTGATCACGATCTTGTACACCGTGTAAAGGGCCGGATCGATATTCTTTTCGATCACGGCGGCGCTCCCCACAGAGATCACATATTCACCGGAATACCCGCCGGCTACCAGGGCAATATTTTTAGTCATAAGAAAAAGATGAAAAATTTAAGGGATAAAAGTAAAAATTAAAACGATAT
This genomic stretch from Chitinophaga sp. XS-30 harbors:
- a CDS encoding PASTA domain-containing protein, whose protein sequence is MKLFDKVTRRSFGFNVLVILGLAVVLGFLFFFSLGFLTRHGEVVTVPDIRGKSIEAATATLEGLGFGVEVRDSVYIDTMQALLVYEQTPERGDVVKVNRTVYLTVNKVVPPMVPMPDLEGLTFRSAEMTLKARRLNVGDTIYKPDFATNTVLQQLLNGKPIKAGKEIPEGSNITLVLSSGTGSMENPVPEIVGLTYMEAREVLAASNLNIGIVLFDGGVTDTLGAFVFKQMPARRNTLGELNLIRAGEGIDLWLSAERPVRDSTGLPQPAPAPGE
- a CDS encoding type 1 glutamine amidotransferase; amino-acid sequence: MKVAVLDMYEGVPNEGMRCIRELLMDFAEQQQIPLQLNEFDVRLQQQVPDLGYDVYISTGGPGSPLESAGNAWEEAYFGWLNDLLAWNHVPGNRKKYVFLICHSFQIVCRYFAVARVCKRRSPAFGVFPVHKTAAGEEEPLFNGLPDPFHIVDSRNWQVLQPDEEKLAAMGASVLAIEKERPHVPLERATMAIRFNPYMTGTQFHPEADAGGMRKYLMVPAKKQRVIQEHGEEKYRNMLELLTEPDKILLTHNTLLPNFLQDALQQQLQQYT
- a CDS encoding rhodanese-like domain-containing protein, producing the protein MENITAEELKKRLDSGEELHIVDVREPHEREEFNIGGIHLPLGDIRAMQVDELEAFRDKELIVYCKSGNRSGQACMLLDTMGFTNTKNLVGGMTNWREQFPG
- a CDS encoding RimK family alpha-L-glutamate ligase — translated: MKKIGILFGQENSFPQAFTERVNRTCGPGLTAEFVMIDKALQGEPEDYAVIIDRISQDVPFYRAWLKNAALEGTAVINNPFWWSADEKYFNNALAQHLDIPVPRTALLPSFEQPPDTDARSFRNLRYPLDWEAIFSRIGFPAYMKPFAGGGWKNVYRVQDREEFFRIHAETQLEVMMLQEEIVFEEYYRCYCIGGKHVRIMPYEPRNPQADRYKAGFQPTRELISAMEHSVLELNRALGYDFNTVELAVRNGVPYAIDFCNPAPDADAASVGADNFEWVTDTLAAYAIERAKTQQFGKDNLTWGTFIRKAAHQH
- a CDS encoding D-alanine--D-alanine ligase, yielding MTKNIALVAGGYSGEYVISVGSAAVIEKNIDPALYTVYKIVITKEGWRYTAADGGVYEVDKNDFSLTIAGKHITFDAVFIGIHGTPGEDGRLQGYFEMLDIPYTSCGLVASALTFNKSYCNKVVAALDVVKVSRSIHIFRNKPYDTAEILQKLRLPVFVKPAEGGSSIGMSKVAKAEELEPAIQKAFAEDSQVLIEEFIKGTEVTCGLFFAQGEMHVLPLTEIRSTKDFFDFEAKYTPGISQEITPAEIPETAAELIRTAAKELYHRLNCRGIVRADFILEEGTGEVYFLEVNTMPGQSENSIVPQQVRAAGMTLQAFYGMLIEECLT
- a CDS encoding carboxylate-amine ligase, translating into MNFSAFTLGIEEEYMVMDPQTRELRSHEQKIVEQAQKVIKDKVKAEMHQAVVEVGTQICSNIHEAYDDVMLLRKTIFQIAGELGFSVGAAGTHPFSKWEKQLITDHPRYFELVNEMQDAARSNLIFGLHVHVGMENREMALHIANSVRYFLPHIFALSTNSPFWEGRNTGFKSFRTKVFDKFPRTGIPDYFASIEEYDNYIKLLVKTNCIDNAKKVWWDLRVHPFFNTVEFRICDVPLTVQETITLAALFQAVCVKIYKLRMQNLNFIIYNRALVNENKWRASRYGIDGNLIDFGKEMEVNTRALIYELLDFVDDVLDDLGSRAAAVGGTDRILAGGTGADLQLQVFSEKEDLVAVVDYIQSRFLEQ
- a CDS encoding esterase family protein, which gives rise to MTENYYTWHSPHTGRNFDMLVFGDRGYPLILFPTSMGRYYESKDRGLIDAIRWFVEQGHVKVYCPDGMDIDSWYNRQAPPAERALNHLLYDAVIFHEVLPRAAEETGFERVAVAGCSFGGYHAANFAFRHPEKVSYLFSLSGLFDIRSRTDGHYDDNVYFNNPMDFMPDNPHPDLWRMGIVLGVAERDVCLGQNEQFSGILRNKQISHWLDIRPDTVHDWPVWKQMLPHYLSLIK
- a CDS encoding RidA family protein, producing the protein MQRLNISSGAPWEAKVGYSRAVRIGNVVEVSGTVSVDGDKIIGINNAYEQTKHALAKIEAALVKAGASLHDVVRTRMFVTDISKWEEIGRAHGEFFQAIRPATTMVEVRSLIEPGLLVEIEATAIVGGAAK